TAGATGCAGAGTTAAACCTGAAAGGTATTATCACCAATCGCGATCTTCGCTTTCAGAAAGATATGACAGTACCGGTTAGCGAAGTGATGACCAAAACCAACCTGATCACAGCGCCTGAAGGTACTACACTAAGTGATGCTGCCAACATCCTGCAAAGCAATAAAATTGAGAAACTACCTGTTGTAAATAATGATGGGAAACTGGTAGGCCTCATTACCTATAAAGACATCCAGAAAGTTAAAAACTTCCCTAACGCCTGTAAAGACGAGTTTGGTCGTTTACGCGTTGGTGCCGCTGTTGGTGTAGCTGCAGATAATATTGACCGTGTTACAGCCCTTGTAAACGCCGGTGTAGATGTTGTTACTGTTGATACTGCTCACGGACACTCAAAAGGGGTTATTGATATGGTTAAAGCCGTTAAAAAACTTTATCCAAATCTGCAGGTAATTGCCGGTAATATAGCAACCGGCGATGCTGCTATAGCCCTTGCCGATGCCGGTGCCGATGCTGTTAAAGTTGGTATTGGTCCGGGTTCAATTTGTACTACTCGTATTATTGCCGGTGTAGGTGTACCGCAGTTATATGCTGTTTACGAGTGCGCTAAAGCCCTTGAAGGCCGCGGTATCCCGGTTATTGCCGATGGTGGTATTAAACAAACCGGCGATATTGTTAAAGCAATTGCTGCGGGTGCAAGTTCTATCATGGCAGGCTCGCTGTTTGCCGGTGTTGAAGAATCACCGGGCGAAACTATTATCTACGAAGGCCGTAAATTTAAATCGTACCGTGGTATGGGCTCGGTAGAGGCTATGGCTAAAGGTTCGAAAGATCGCTATTTTCAGGATGAAACCGATGTGGTAACCAAACTGGTACCCGAAGGTATAGTTGGCCGAGTACCATTTAAAGGCAGCATGGCCGAAGTAATTTTCCAATACATTGGTGGTTTACGGGCCGGTATGCACTACTGCGGTGCCGCCAATATCGAAGATTTGCAGAAAGCCAAATTTGTACGTATCACCGCTGCCGGTATGCGCGAAAGCCACCCGCACGATATTACCATTACTAAAGAAGCGCCGAATTATACAAGTCGCTAAGTAGTGATTAGAGGTTAGAGATTGGAGGTTGGGTGAAAAGCTTAATCTTCAATCTTTAACCTCTTTTTTCTTCTTAATCTCTAACCTCCAACCACTAATCTCTAAAATGAAATCCATCTGCATATTCTGCGGTGCCAACTATAACGGCGACCCTATACTACAACAAGCTATTGATCAACTGGCCGAAGTAATGGTGAGCCGCAATATAAGCCTGGTATACGGCGGCGGAAAAGTTGGTGTAATGGGTTTAATTGCCGATGCAGTTTTAAGCAGGGGCGGAAAAGCCATCGGTGTTATTCCTCAGTTTTTGATGGATAAAGAAGTTGGCCACACCGGCTTAACCGAATTGCATATTGTTGAAAACATGCACCAGCGCAAACAAATGATGAACGATCTGAGCGACGGGGTAATCACCCTGCCCGGTGGTTTAGGCACCCTCGAAGAGTTTTTTGAGGTGTTAACCTGGCTGCAGTTAGGCTTACATAATCACCCGGTAGGTTTGCTCAATGTTAATGGCTTTTACGATTTGCTGCTGCAGCAAATGGATGTAATGGTTGCACAACGCTTTATGAAAAAAGTAAACCGCGATCTGATCATCACCTCGGCGGATGCCATTGAATTGTTAAACCTGATGGATAATTTTAAACCCACCCGCGAAGAGGTTTGGTTTAAAGATAAAAGCCTTACGTAGCGAAAAGGGGGTTGCAGCTTTAAATACCACGCAAAAAAACTGCCCACTGCCCACTAAAAACTGCCCACTTATTTTTCCCCTCCTTTAGGGCCGTAAAAAATGGCCCAGGTGGCAAAATCTTCTGTAAAGTTTTCAAAGCGGTGCTCAGCATTGGCCGGTACAAGAATAACATCGCCCTGCTGAAAACTGATCCTGCTATCGTTTAGTATAAAGTCGCCGCTGCCATTAATAATTACATAAAGTTCATCCTGGTCGTGCGGGGTTTGAGGGTCGATATTGATCGGTTTATAGATCTCGACTGACATGCTGCCGTGTTCAATTACTTTTACAAACAGTTCGGTTTCTTTATCGCTTAAATTTTGAAGGGCTTTAATTACAGATGACTTCATAGGGTTATAGTAACGACTAATAAACAGTTTGAGTATCAAAGGCTATTATAAATAAAATGTTTTAAAGACAGTTGCTGATCTTAATTCCTGGTGGTTTTAATTGTTGATGCTCAAACTTTTTGTGTTAAAATAAAAAGAGGTAGTAATTTATTTTCCTCACAGGAAATTCTCTAAATTACCTGCACTATCTAAAACCAGTTATGAATATCGAATTTAATAAAAATGAAGATATTAATAAGCAGCTTGTTTATGAACTGAACACCCGGCTTAATAAAATATACCAGGGCGGAGGCGAAAAGGCCGCAGCCAAACAAAAGGAAAAAGGCAAAATGCTGGCCCGCGAACGGGTGGCATATCTAATTGATAAAGATAAACCCTGGCTTGAAATAGGCGCTTTTACAGCCGATGGCATGTATGCCGATCATGGCGGTTGCCCGTCGGGAGGTGTAATTTGCGGTATTGGCTATATAGTGGGCAGACAATGCGTAGTTGTGGCCAATGATGCTACTGTAAAAGCAGGTGCCTGGTTCCCGATAACCGCAAAAAAAAACCTCCGTGCTCAGGAGATAGCTATCGAAAACCGTTTGCCCATCATTTACCTGGTTGATTCGGCGGGCGTTTATCTGCCTTTGCAGGACGAGATTTTTCCCGATAAAGAACATTTTGGCCGCATATTTCGCAATAATGCTATCATGAGCAGTATGGGTATTGTGCAGATTGCAGCCATCATGGGTTCGTGCGTGGCTGGTGGTGCTTATTTACCTATTATGAGTGATGAAGCTATGATAGTAGAGGGCACGGGTTCGGTGTTCCTGGCAGGATCATACCTGGTAAAATCAGCCATTGGCGAGGATGTGGATAATGAAACCCTGGGCGGCGCCACCACGCATTGCGAAATCTCGGGCGTTACCGATTATAAGCAACCTAACGACCAGGCCGCGTTGGATTCGATCCGTAATATCATGAGCATGACCGGCGACTATACCAAAGCCGGATTCGACAGGATAGCACCCGCAGCTCCGAAACTAAATGAAAAAGAGATTTACGGCGTTTTACCCGACAACCGTGAAAAGGCTTATGATATGATGGAGATTATTTCACGCCTGCTGGATAATTCGGAGTTTGAACCCTATAAAGATGGATACGGGCAATCAATAATTTGCGGTCTCGGCCGCATTGATGGCTGGGCCGTAGGCATTGTAGCCAATCAGCGTAAAGTAATCAAATCAAAAAAAGGCGAAATGCAGTTTGGCGGCGTAATCTATTCCGATTCGGCCGATAAGGCCACTCGTTTTATCATGAACTGTAACCAAAAAAAGATCCCGCTGGTGTTTTTGCAGGATGTTACCGGCTTTATGGTAGGTAGCAGATCGGAACAGGGCGGTATTATTAAAGATGGCGCTAAAATGGTGAACGCGGTAGCCAACTCGGTAGTGCCCAAGTTTACCATAGTGGTAGGCAATAGCTACGGCGCGGGTAATTACGCCATGTGCGGCAAAGCTTATGATCCGAGGCTGATTTACGCCTGGCCATCGGCAAAAATAGCGGTAATGGGAGGGGGGCAGGCTGCTAAAACGCTGCTGCAAATCCAATCGGCGGGTTTGAAAGCTAAGGGCGAGGAAGTTGATAAAGCCAAAGAGGATGAGTTACTGAAGCAAATAACCGATAAATATAACGCCCAAACAACGCCGTACTATGCTGCTGCAAGGCTTTGGGTGGATGGTATTATTGATCCGCTCGAAACACGTAAAGTAATATCGATGGGGATTGAGGCAGCTAATCACGCACCTATCGAAAAGGCGTTTAATGTAGGGGTGATACAGACTTAGTTAGTGATTAGAGATTGGAGGTTAGAGATTAGTGTTTTGCCACTCCAACAATCTGCCGCGGGTTTAACGTAGCGTAACCCGTGGTATAAAATCACTTGAGTTTTCAACTCAAGTGATCTACAGAAAAACTTACGAAGTTTTTAAAACTTCGTAAGTTTAAACCAACAAGGCTTTTTATCCCCTATGCCGCTTATGTTTTTTCTTCGATGACGAAGAAGACGAAGAACTTTTCTTTTCAGATTTACTATTATCTGATGATTTCTTTTCCTCTGTTTTTGCCGGTTTATTATCATCAGCTTTAGAAGTGGTTGCGGTCGAATCTTTACTTAGCTGTTTAACGGTAAACTCGTTCCCGCGCAAGCCATACTCAAACTGCCGTTTAGCGCCTGATGGTTTGGCATCCTTACCGCTGCCATCATATATCGGGAACTCGCGCATCAGCTTGCCATCCCTGATGTAAAAGTTATCGCCCCCTCTATAGCCCTTACGCTGCGAGCTGCTTAGCTTCGGAAAATCAAGTTTGTTGGCTTTACTGTCGTTAAACTCAAATGCAGCTACCGACACATAATTCACGGTATCTTTTGATTTGGTTTGCACCAGGATCTCAGGGTTGCCATCGGCATCCATATCCGAGTTATATACATCAACAATAGCACCGTTTAAATCGCCGGTGGTGGTGGTATATTTTATCCCTGCCGAATCAGAGTGGAGGATCATAAACGCACCTGCTTCTTCCGATCCTCGTCCCCAGCTTAATATATCATAACTCTGGCCTGGTGATACTTCAATCAGCTTATGGTACCTGAAGGGAGCCATCAGTTCCGGCTTTTTAGGAGCCGTAGGTACTGTGGCCTGTTTTTTTTCCGGGCTGCCGCATCCTGCCGTTATCGCGCTTATCGCAAGCGCAAAAAGGTAAAACCTGTTGTTCATTTTTATCAAATATAAATCGGCTTAGTTAAATAATGTATCGGGTGTTAATTCGGCTTTGGTTTTTCCGGGCGCAGTGATAAATACTTTCAAAGTGTTTTGCCCGCTACCCTGGTCAAAATATTTTACGGTTATTTTGTGGTAGCCTTTTAGTAATGGCGCGGCACCCATTTGTTCGTTCATGGTATGTTTGCCATCGTTATCAACAACCGGCTGGTCATCTATCAATAATACCGAACCTCCGGCAGATGATGTAGAAAAGCCGTAGCTTCCATCGGCATCAACATTAATATAACCGGTGTATATCACACCATATTTGCCTTTGCTTTTACGCAAATCGGCAGTGTTGAATGTTTTGGTAACACCACTATCAGATGGCATAACACCAAGCTGCCCCGTGCTGGTAAATAAGCCAGGGTACACAACATATTTAACACCGGCTGCCGAACCTGAATAACTAACGGCAGGCATAGGCGCTTTATTATAAACCAGGGTGCGTGTAACATTACTGCGTTTGCCCGATGGTGTGATTACTATAGTTTGCAATTCACGATATTGATCGGCAGGGATTTGTAAATTTAATGGGATGGTATAGGTAAGATCAGTTTCGCGAGGCGTGTAACCGTCTATAGTGTAATAAACTTTAGCGCCCTCTACCGATGGTTTCAATACGGCATTCAAGGTGCTGCCTATCATAACGGTGTCCTTCGCGCCAATGGCGGTCGGCACGTGATAATCCAATCCTTCCTTATCTAACCATGCTAAATGGCCCGGCAGGCGGGTATCAGCAAAATCGCTATAGTTTTTATTGGCCAATGGCGACCAGGCAACTTCTGATAATGCTAACAAACGCGGCAGCAACATAAATTGCACTTTGGCATCAGTAGCAATATACTCTGTCCACAAATTGGCTTGTACACCTTTAATGTATTTTTGCTGTTCTGGCGATAATACCGATGGGGTAGGATCGTAGCTGTAAATTTTTGATAATGGCTCGTTGCCGCCAATGCTTAAAGGTTCCTGGCTGGGTTTGCCCTGGCCGTGATCGATATACAAACCGTGGCTCCCCGGGGTCATGATCACATCATGCTTTTGCTGGGCAGCGGCTATGCCGCCTTCTTCGCCACGCCAGCTCATAACAGTTGCGTTAGGGGCTAAACCACCTTCTAAAATTTCATCCCAGCCAATAATGCTGCGGCCTTTCGAGTTTAGGAATTTTTCTATTCGTTGTATAAAATAGCTCTGCAGGGCATGTTCATCTTTTAGTTTTAATTTTTTGATGAGCTGCTGGCAGTAGGCCGAACTTTTCCAGGCATCTTTAGGTGCCTCATCGCCGCCGATGTGGATATATTTACTTGGGAAAAGTTCCATTACTTCAGTTAGTACGTCCTGTAAAAAGGCAAACGTTTTTTCGTTAGGGCAGTAAATGTCTTTAAATACTCCCCAGGTTTCGGCCGGTTGATAAGTTTTTGACGGGTCGCAGCTTAGCTCCGGGTAAGCCGCCAAAGCAGCCTGTGAGTGGCCTGGCATTTCAATTTCGGGCACAATGGTAATAAATCTGTCTGATGCATATTTTACCACTTCGCGAATCTGATCCTGCGTATAAAAACCGCCGTAAGGTGTGCCATCAAACTGCTGTGGCGTACGGTCGCGGTAGCCGCCAATCAGGGTTTGGGCGCGCATGCTGCTGATCTGGGTTAACTTCGGATATTTTTTTATTTCGATGCGCCAACCCTGGTCTTCAGTAAGGTGCCAGTGAAAGGTATTCAGCTTATAAGCAGCCAGCAGATCGATATATTTTTTTACCATCTCTACCCCAAAAAAGTGCCTGCCAACATCAAGCATGGCACCGCGGTAACCAAAACGCGGATAATCTTCAATTTGTACACATGGCAGTTTAATAGTAGCGGCATGCTCAAGCGGCATTAATTGCAGCAGGGTTTGTACGCCATAAAATAAGCCAGAACCTTTGCCTGCAATAGTAACCTGTTGTGGGGTAATGGTTAAGCGATAACCTTCGGCAGGTAAGCCATCGGTTCCGGCAGAAGTTAAAGTAACTACATTGCTTGTTACATTAGCTTTAACCGCAACCTGCTTGTTGTAAGCCTGATTATTAGCCAGGTAATCTTTAAAAAACAATACTGCCTTGTTTGATGGCGTATCGGCCTGGATGGTTGTTTCCTGGCTCAAAACAAATTCGCCGGGAGCTTTTTTTAACGAAACCGGAGCTGGGATAATGCCCATATTCGGATCGGTGTTTTGCGCCTTAACCGTAGTTAAACCTACCGCAAGCAATGCCAGCAGCACTAAAGAGGATTTTTTTAACATAATTATCAATCAGGTTAGTACAGGCCCGTAAGATAAAAGATTTTAAAATTATATAAGAAGTTTGACCGTTGATTTTTATGATTTCGTTGATTTCGCTGATTTTTTGTCTGAACTCGAATTTGAGCGAATTAAAGAATTAGCAGAATGCTGAGCAAATTCCAAAAATTCTAATAATTCCCCAAAATTCGAGTTCAGACAAATATCCCTACAATCCCTTAATCCCATAAATCACGGTTCAGAAAAATCAGCGAAATCAACGTAATCATCCCTCATCAACGGTTCAGAAACAAAAAAGGCGATGATCACTCATCGCCTTTTTATATTATTGAAAAGGATAGAAACTAATCTCTAACCTCCAACCTCTAATCACTCAACTCAAGCCGTTACAACATGCTCTTTACCTGCTAAATAACGTTCAGCATCAATCGCTGCCATACAGCCGGTGCCTGCAGCGGTTACCGCCTGGCGGTAAATATGGTCCTGTGCATCGCCGGCGCAAAATACGCCTTCAACATTGGTTTCTGTCGATCCGGGGCGGGTAATGATATAGCCTGTTTCGTCCATATGTAACCAGCCTTTAAAAATATCGGTGTTTGGATGGTGACCGATAGCTACGAAGAAGCCGGTAACATCCAGATCGGTTTCGGTATTGGTTGCGTTGTTAATTACCTTAACACCGGTAACGCTTTGGCCGTCGCCTAAAATCTCTTTTGTCTCCGTATTGTAAAGTACCTCAATGTTTGGGGTATTCAACACGCGGTGAACCATTGCTTTTGAAGCACGGAACTCATCACGACGCACAATCATGTAAACTTTGCGGGCAAGTTTGGCAAGGTAGGTGGCCTCTTCGGCAGCGGTATCGCCGGCACCAACAATGGCTACATCCTGGCCTTTAAAAAAGAAGCCATCGCATACAGCGCAGGCCGATACGCCAAAGCCGCTGTATTTTTGTTCAGATTCAAGGCCAAGCCATTTTGCCGATGCGCCGGTTGAAATAATAACAGTATCGGCAGTGATGGTTTTTACATCATCAACCACTACTTTATGTGGAAGGCTTGTAAAATCAACCGCGCTTACGTAACCAAAACGGATATCGGTACCAAGGCGTTCGGCTTGTTTGCGGAAATCTTCCATCATTTCCGGTCCCATAATACCGGTAGGGTAGCCCGGAAAGTTTTCAACTTCGGTAGTTTGGGTAAGTTGCCCGCCGGCCAATAATCCGGTGTACATAACCGGTTTCAAATCAGCGCGTGAGGCATATATAGCGGCAGTGTAACCCGCCGGGCCCGACCCAATGATCAGGCATTTTACGTGTTCTGTTTCTTGAGACATTTTATTATAAATGAGCTGCGAATTTACGTTTTTGGGCCCGAAAAGCAAAGCCCCGATAGTCAACATAGTGACATCATTTACCGGCATTGGCAGCGAGCACCCGCATCACATTGCCACCCAATATTTTATCTATATCCTTTTGTGAATATCCTAATTTTAATAGCTCTCCGGTTACCTTGGGGTAATCGGCCACACTGTCCAGCCCGAGTGGATATGATTCTGCACCGTCAAAGTCCGAACCTATGCCTACATAATCAACACCAATCAATTTTACAATATAGTCAATATGTTTAATAAGCAGGCTCAGCGGTGGCCTGATCTTGTCTGATTCGGCCTTGTAAATAGCATTTAGCCTGATATTGGCCAGATCACCGTGATGATAAACTTTTATTAACGAGTCAAGCTCGGCCTGATGCCTGTGCAAAAATCGCATTACCCCGGGGGTATAAACGCTATCAACAAAACCGCTATAAAAATTTATGCAAACCACGCCACCATTTTTGGCCAGCGCCTTTAATTGTTCATCCTTTAAATTGCGGCGGTTAGGATCAAGGCTGTAAGCGCAGCTGTGCGAGGCTATTACCGGTTTGGTTGTAGTAGCAAGTACATCATAAAACGTGCGTTCGCCTACGTGCGATACATCAACCATTACGCCTAAATCATTAAGATGTTTCACTATCTGCCTGCCGTAATCAGTTAGCCCTAAATGTTTCAGGCTATCTTTTTTAGTCACTTCATCGCGGGCAGATGTAGCCCAGCTGGTGCTGTTGTTCCAGGTAAGAGTAAGGTAACGCATACCCCGTTTGGCCAGGCTGTCAATATAATCCATCCGGTCTTCAACCATGTGGCCGCCTTCTACGCCTATCAGCGCAGCTAATTTTTTATCGGCCACGGCTTTTTTTAGTTCTTTAGTATTCCGTACAAGTGTAATTTTATCCGGGTTGCGTTTGATGAGTGCATAAAGCGAATCAATTTCGCGGTTAGCAAAGGCAAAGGCTGTGCCCTTGCCATAATTTTCACCACACCATATGGAGAAGATCTGCGCATCTAAACCACCCTCCTTAGCACGTAAAAGATCAAAATTGCCTTCGCTCTGTGGTTTGCCCAGATCAACCCCTGTAATTAACTCGTTCGAAATAACATCATTATGCGTATCAATTAAAATAGCTTTTTGATGGATTAACTGCGCGTTTTGAGCATTCAGTTTCATTGCGAGCATCAGAAGAAAAAGGAATAATGATTTTTTCATTTCGGAAGATAACTAATCCTGACCGTTGATTCTTTATTTTTTGGGATTACGCCGATTGATTTTTGATTACACCGATTTTGACCGTTGGTAATATTTTGATTTCGGATTTCGGATGTTCGATTTAGGATTTTTTTGGTGAGAATTAGGGCAGGATTTCTCATTTCCCGAACTCGCGTTAAATAGTAATGTAGCGAATGATTGCTCCTCCAATTAACACTATGCCCAATATCAGTACTCCCCACGGAACAATTTTGGATAGTTTATCATTAAGTATAAATGTGGATGGTTTTTCAGGATCGTAAAAAACAGTTACACTTTCGCCTTCGGTAAATGCGCTTGGATTGCTGCCTAAAGTATGCTTTTTGGTGATCCACTCGCCGGTATTGGTTACATATCTTATCACTGGGTAGTATTGGCCGCCGTTACCGCGGGAATATGGCTCATATTCGATACTGAATACTGTACCTTCAACTTTAATCCCCGTTTTTAAAAGTCGCAGCCTTCTGTCGCGAAGTATAGCACCCATTATTGTCACCGCTGCGCCTATTACACCCGTTATTAAGGCTGAAATTGCAGGGTCGGCAGGTGTTTTGGAAGTTGTGAAGAGTAAAATAGCTGTGATCATGGTTGGGTCAACTAAATATTTTTGTTTCTGATTTGCCCTTGGCAGGAGGCCAAATATATTTATTAAACCGTATTTTAAGCAAGGCTTATTTCTGCTTTGGTTAAAGCACGGGTGCTATTTAATAAAAATTATTCACCACATTTGTAATCAGCACATACCTGTAAAATATGTATTTTTTATATCCGGCTTTTTTGTTTGCAATGTTTAGCCTGGCTATTCCTGTGGTAATCCATCTGTTTAATTTTCGCAAATACAAAAAGGTTTACTTCAGCAATGTGCAGTTTTTAAAGGAAGTGCAGGAACAACAGGCTTCGCGTCGTAACCTGAAAGAGCGGTTGATATTGGCAGCCAGGTTGCTGGCACTTACTTTTTTGGTACTGGCCTTTGCGCGGCCTTACATCCCCGGAGCACAAAATGCTAACCTTGGTAAGCAGCAGGTTATCAGTGTTTTTGTTGATAATTCATACTCTATGCAGGCGCTTAACCGCGAGGGTTCATTACTGGATGGAGCCAAAAGCCGAGCCAAGGAAATAGCATCGGCCTATAATATTAACGACAGGTTTCAATTGCTCACCCAGGATTTTGAAGGTAAACATCAACGCCTGCTTAACCGCGACGAATTTAACGACGCGGTGGATGCCGTGAAGATCAGTCCGCAAAGCCGCAGCTTGCAGCAGGTGGTTGGCCGGCAGCAAAGTTTGCTGGAAAGCCAGCCTGGTGCTTCAAAATCAATATTTATCATCTCTGATTTTCAAAAGAGCAACAATAACAAGCAGGTAAAGGTTGATAGTAGCATAGCGGTGAGTTTGGTGCAGCTTAAATCCGGCAG
The sequence above is a segment of the Mucilaginibacter celer genome. Coding sequences within it:
- the guaB gene encoding IMP dehydrogenase, with the protein product MQLDPSKFVAEGLTYDDVLLLPAYSEVLPREVNTSTYLTKSIRLNIPILSAAMDTVTEAELAIAIAQAGGIGILHKNMTIQAQADEVRKVKRSESGMIQDPVTLREDALLADAFQLMKEFSIGGIPVVDAELNLKGIITNRDLRFQKDMTVPVSEVMTKTNLITAPEGTTLSDAANILQSNKIEKLPVVNNDGKLVGLITYKDIQKVKNFPNACKDEFGRLRVGAAVGVAADNIDRVTALVNAGVDVVTVDTAHGHSKGVIDMVKAVKKLYPNLQVIAGNIATGDAAIALADAGADAVKVGIGPGSICTTRIIAGVGVPQLYAVYECAKALEGRGIPVIADGGIKQTGDIVKAIAAGASSIMAGSLFAGVEESPGETIIYEGRKFKSYRGMGSVEAMAKGSKDRYFQDETDVVTKLVPEGIVGRVPFKGSMAEVIFQYIGGLRAGMHYCGAANIEDLQKAKFVRITAAGMRESHPHDITITKEAPNYTSR
- a CDS encoding acyl-CoA carboxylase subunit beta; this encodes MNIEFNKNEDINKQLVYELNTRLNKIYQGGGEKAAAKQKEKGKMLARERVAYLIDKDKPWLEIGAFTADGMYADHGGCPSGGVICGIGYIVGRQCVVVANDATVKAGAWFPITAKKNLRAQEIAIENRLPIIYLVDSAGVYLPLQDEIFPDKEHFGRIFRNNAIMSSMGIVQIAAIMGSCVAGGAYLPIMSDEAMIVEGTGSVFLAGSYLVKSAIGEDVDNETLGGATTHCEISGVTDYKQPNDQAALDSIRNIMSMTGDYTKAGFDRIAPAAPKLNEKEIYGVLPDNREKAYDMMEIISRLLDNSEFEPYKDGYGQSIICGLGRIDGWAVGIVANQRKVIKSKKGEMQFGGVIYSDSADKATRFIMNCNQKKIPLVFLQDVTGFMVGSRSEQGGIIKDGAKMVNAVANSVVPKFTIVVGNSYGAGNYAMCGKAYDPRLIYAWPSAKIAVMGGGQAAKTLLQIQSAGLKAKGEEVDKAKEDELLKQITDKYNAQTTPYYAAARLWVDGIIDPLETRKVISMGIEAANHAPIEKAFNVGVIQT
- the trxB gene encoding thioredoxin-disulfide reductase, which encodes MSQETEHVKCLIIGSGPAGYTAAIYASRADLKPVMYTGLLAGGQLTQTTEVENFPGYPTGIMGPEMMEDFRKQAERLGTDIRFGYVSAVDFTSLPHKVVVDDVKTITADTVIISTGASAKWLGLESEQKYSGFGVSACAVCDGFFFKGQDVAIVGAGDTAAEEATYLAKLARKVYMIVRRDEFRASKAMVHRVLNTPNIEVLYNTETKEILGDGQSVTGVKVINNATNTETDLDVTGFFVAIGHHPNTDIFKGWLHMDETGYIITRPGSTETNVEGVFCAGDAQDHIYRQAVTAAGTGCMAAIDAERYLAGKEHVVTA
- a CDS encoding family 20 glycosylhydrolase, whose translation is MLKKSSLVLLALLAVGLTTVKAQNTDPNMGIIPAPVSLKKAPGEFVLSQETTIQADTPSNKAVLFFKDYLANNQAYNKQVAVKANVTSNVVTLTSAGTDGLPAEGYRLTITPQQVTIAGKGSGLFYGVQTLLQLMPLEHAATIKLPCVQIEDYPRFGYRGAMLDVGRHFFGVEMVKKYIDLLAAYKLNTFHWHLTEDQGWRIEIKKYPKLTQISSMRAQTLIGGYRDRTPQQFDGTPYGGFYTQDQIREVVKYASDRFITIVPEIEMPGHSQAALAAYPELSCDPSKTYQPAETWGVFKDIYCPNEKTFAFLQDVLTEVMELFPSKYIHIGGDEAPKDAWKSSAYCQQLIKKLKLKDEHALQSYFIQRIEKFLNSKGRSIIGWDEILEGGLAPNATVMSWRGEEGGIAAAQQKHDVIMTPGSHGLYIDHGQGKPSQEPLSIGGNEPLSKIYSYDPTPSVLSPEQQKYIKGVQANLWTEYIATDAKVQFMLLPRLLALSEVAWSPLANKNYSDFADTRLPGHLAWLDKEGLDYHVPTAIGAKDTVMIGSTLNAVLKPSVEGAKVYYTIDGYTPRETDLTYTIPLNLQIPADQYRELQTIVITPSGKRSNVTRTLVYNKAPMPAVSYSGSAAGVKYVVYPGLFTSTGQLGVMPSDSGVTKTFNTADLRKSKGKYGVIYTGYINVDADGSYGFSTSSAGGSVLLIDDQPVVDNDGKHTMNEQMGAAPLLKGYHKITVKYFDQGSGQNTLKVFITAPGKTKAELTPDTLFN
- a CDS encoding TIGR00730 family Rossman fold protein; this encodes MKSICIFCGANYNGDPILQQAIDQLAEVMVSRNISLVYGGGKVGVMGLIADAVLSRGGKAIGVIPQFLMDKEVGHTGLTELHIVENMHQRKQMMNDLSDGVITLPGGLGTLEEFFEVLTWLQLGLHNHPVGLLNVNGFYDLLLQQMDVMVAQRFMKKVNRDLIITSADAIELLNLMDNFKPTREEVWFKDKSLT
- a CDS encoding dipeptidase, coding for MKKSLFLFLLMLAMKLNAQNAQLIHQKAILIDTHNDVISNELITGVDLGKPQSEGNFDLLRAKEGGLDAQIFSIWCGENYGKGTAFAFANREIDSLYALIKRNPDKITLVRNTKELKKAVADKKLAALIGVEGGHMVEDRMDYIDSLAKRGMRYLTLTWNNSTSWATSARDEVTKKDSLKHLGLTDYGRQIVKHLNDLGVMVDVSHVGERTFYDVLATTTKPVIASHSCAYSLDPNRRNLKDEQLKALAKNGGVVCINFYSGFVDSVYTPGVMRFLHRHQAELDSLIKVYHHGDLANIRLNAIYKAESDKIRPPLSLLIKHIDYIVKLIGVDYVGIGSDFDGAESYPLGLDSVADYPKVTGELLKLGYSQKDIDKILGGNVMRVLAANAGK
- a CDS encoding DUF3592 domain-containing protein, translating into MITAILLFTTSKTPADPAISALITGVIGAAVTIMGAILRDRRLRLLKTGIKVEGTVFSIEYEPYSRGNGGQYYPVIRYVTNTGEWITKKHTLGSNPSAFTEGESVTVFYDPEKPSTFILNDKLSKIVPWGVLILGIVLIGGAIIRYITI
- a CDS encoding cupin domain-containing protein, with product MKSSVIKALQNLSDKETELFVKVIEHGSMSVEIYKPINIDPQTPHDQDELYVIINGSGDFILNDSRISFQQGDVILVPANAEHRFENFTEDFATWAIFYGPKGGEK
- a CDS encoding PliI family lysozyme inhibitor of I-type lysozyme, which produces MNNRFYLFALAISAITAGCGSPEKKQATVPTAPKKPELMAPFRYHKLIEVSPGQSYDILSWGRGSEEAGAFMILHSDSAGIKYTTTTGDLNGAIVDVYNSDMDADGNPEILVQTKSKDTVNYVSVAAFEFNDSKANKLDFPKLSSSQRKGYRGGDNFYIRDGKLMREFPIYDGSGKDAKPSGAKRQFEYGLRGNEFTVKQLSKDSTATTSKADDNKPAKTEEKKSSDNSKSEKKSSSSSSSSKKKHKRHRG